The Vulgatibacter sp. genomic interval TCCGGCTGACCTCCAGCGTGCCGACGGCGCAGCTCTACCTCGCCGAGCACCTGCCGAAGCTCGCGCGCGCCTATCCCAGGCTGCTCGTGCAGCTGGAAGTGACGGATCGCTTCGTGGACGTGGTGCAGGAGGGCTACGACATCGCCGTGCGCTCCCACTTCGCACCGCTTCCGCCGTCGGGGCTCGTGCAGCGGCAGCTCGCCAGCGAGCCGATCATCCTCGTCGCCGCTCCCGACTACCTCGCGGCGCGGGAGCCCCTCGAGCGGCCCGAACGACTCGAACACCACGACGGCCTGGTGGTCGCTTCGACTGCGCTGCCCTGGCAGCTCTTCGGCCCCGCGCACGAGCGCGTCGAGGGCAGCCCGAAGGCCGTCATGGCGGCGAACGAGTCGAACGTGCTGCTCGGCGCAGCCAGCGCCGGGCTCGGCGTGGCTTGCCTGCCTGCGAGCCTCTGTCGCGCTGCCCTGCACGCAGGAGAGCTGGTCCAGGTGTTGCCCGAGTGGAATGCCGGGACCGTGACGACGACGCTCCTGATGCCCCACCGCCGCGGCCAGCTCCCAGGCGTCCGGGCGACGGTGGAGTTCCTCGTCGAGTGCCTCGCGCAGAAGGCGAGCGATCGGGTCTGAATCCCGCGGGCGTGTGGCCGCTCGGGCCCCGCTACCTGCGGCGCTGCCCTGTCCGCGGCCGCCGCGCCCCTGGGCCACCGTCAATAGGCCGTGTCGGGTTCGGGCGGGATGTTGTGGTTGATCCGGAAGAGGTTCTCCGGATCGTAACGCCGCTTGACCGCCTGGAGGCGGGCAAAGTCGGCGGGGAGGTAGGCGGACCGCAGCTCCGCTTCCGTCACGTCGGGGCCCGACAGGAAGTTCAGGCAGACGCCGCCGGTGCCCCACCCCTCCAGCGCCCGGTGCACCGTTTCGTGGGCGCTGCGGAGATCGTCGAGCCTCCCGGGTGCGACCACCGATCCCGTGTAGAGCGAGAAGGCCCCGTCGCGGCGGCCCATCGCGTTGGGGTTCGCGGCAGGCCTGCAGAGCGCGCCGCCGAAGAGACGGAGCTCGGCAAAGCAGGGTGCCCCCGCGCCTGGGCCGGCGACCCGCAGCAGCGCCCGGACCGCATCGTGGTCGAGGCGGGCGAGCATCGAGTTGCGCCCGAGGAAGGGCACCGGCGTGGTCGGTTCGGCGTGGATGCTTCCGACCTCGCGGTAGGGCATCTCGCGCACGTCGTCGACGAGGGTCGGCGCCACCCGGCGCAGCGGCTCCACCCAGCGTGCGCCTTCCTCGGCGGATCCCGTGTAGGCGACGCGCACGTGGACGACGAAGCGGCCGCGGAAGGGCTCGGGGATGAAGGGGAGATCCGGAAGCTGCATCATCATCAGCGAGGTGCCCATCTCTTCGGGCACACCGGCGACCCAGTCGCACCACGCATGCGCCACGTCGGCGGCTGCCTCGGCGCCGAACCACAGGCCGCCACCATGGAGCCGGGCGACCGGCACCAGATCGAGCTCCACCGCGACGACCACGCCGAAGTTGCCCTTGCCGCCGCGCAGGGCCCAGAACAGCTCCGGCTCCTCGTGCGCGGAGGCGCGACGCAGCCTGCCGTTCGCGGTGACCACCTCGATCGAGCGGACGTGGTCGGCAGCGTAGCCGAAGCGGCGCCCGAGCAGGGGCACGCCGCCGCCGAGCACGTAGGAGACGACCCCGACCTCGGGCGAGGATCCGTTCAAGGGGGCGAGGCCGTGTTCGGCGGCAGCCTGGACCAGCGCGCCCGCCCGCACACCGGCCTCCACCCGCGCGGTCCGCTGCTCGGGATCGA includes:
- a CDS encoding LysR substrate-binding domain-containing protein translates to MLNLNDLALFAAAVEHGGFAAAARRLGVPKTTLSKRVAELEASLGVRLVHRTSRSFTLTDVGREFHEHARAVLIEAEAAEQVVRRRVAEPSGTVRLTSSVPTAQLYLAEHLPKLARAYPRLLVQLEVTDRFVDVVQEGYDIAVRSHFAPLPPSGLVQRQLASEPIILVAAPDYLAAREPLERPERLEHHDGLVVASTALPWQLFGPAHERVEGSPKAVMAANESNVLLGAASAGLGVACLPASLCRAALHAGELVQVLPEWNAGTVTTTLLMPHRRGQLPGVRATVEFLVECLAQKASDRV
- a CDS encoding FAD-binding oxidoreductase, coding for MTNASATPHPNPSDEGAALVATGPVLRPGDAAYDQERAGYNQLVEHHPALIVGATDAADVAAAVGFARTRGLPVAIQATGHGISVPADGAVFINTRRMAGIRIDPEQRTARVEAGVRAGALVQAAAEHGLAPLNGSSPEVGVVSYVLGGGVPLLGRRFGYAADHVRSIEVVTANGRLRRASAHEEPELFWALRGGKGNFGVVVAVELDLVPVARLHGGGLWFGAEAAADVAHAWCDWVAGVPEEMGTSLMMMQLPDLPFIPEPFRGRFVVHVRVAYTGSAEEGARWVEPLRRVAPTLVDDVREMPYREVGSIHAEPTTPVPFLGRNSMLARLDHDAVRALLRVAGPGAGAPCFAELRLFGGALCRPAANPNAMGRRDGAFSLYTGSVVAPGRLDDLRSAHETVHRALEGWGTGGVCLNFLSGPDVTEAELRSAYLPADFARLQAVKRRYDPENLFRINHNIPPEPDTAY